From Streptomyces sp. NBC_01754, a single genomic window includes:
- a CDS encoding thioesterase II family protein, whose amino-acid sequence MTTVQDDISLWIRRYHPAPDSAIRLLCLPHAGGSASFYFPVSRSLSPAVEVLAVQYPGRQDRRSEPNIDDLPTLARGILDALDGWLDKPLALFGHSMGATVGFEVARMLEQERGVVPARLFASGRRAPSMPRDERLHLESDEGFIRELRRLNGTAGNILGDEEMLRMILPATRSDYRAAETYRYVPGPPLSCPVTAFVGDDDPKVTIAEARAWQEHTTAEFDFHVFDGGHFYLTTHQTQLLKIMADQMRSVSYPGDPARTGP is encoded by the coding sequence ATGACGACTGTGCAGGACGACATCAGTTTGTGGATTCGCCGGTACCACCCGGCGCCGGACAGCGCCATCAGGCTGCTGTGCCTACCGCACGCCGGAGGCTCCGCCAGCTTCTATTTCCCGGTCTCCCGGTCGCTCTCACCGGCCGTCGAGGTCCTGGCCGTGCAGTACCCAGGCCGCCAGGACCGCCGTTCGGAACCGAACATCGACGATCTGCCCACCCTCGCACGGGGCATTCTGGACGCACTCGACGGGTGGCTGGACAAGCCGCTCGCGCTGTTCGGGCACAGCATGGGCGCGACGGTCGGTTTCGAGGTGGCGCGCATGCTCGAGCAGGAGCGGGGCGTGGTGCCGGCCCGGCTGTTCGCCTCCGGACGGCGGGCTCCGTCGATGCCGCGGGACGAGCGGCTCCACCTGGAGTCCGACGAGGGGTTCATCAGGGAGCTGCGACGCCTGAACGGCACCGCCGGCAACATCCTCGGCGACGAGGAGATGCTGCGCATGATCCTGCCGGCGACCCGCTCCGACTACCGGGCGGCGGAGACCTACCGTTACGTGCCCGGCCCTCCACTGAGCTGCCCGGTCACCGCTTTCGTGGGCGACGACGACCCGAAGGTCACGATCGCGGAGGCGCGGGCCTGGCAGGAGCACACCACCGCCGAGTTCGACTTCCACGTGTTCGACGGTGGGCACTTCTATCTCACGACGCATCAGACTCAGCTGCTGAAAATCATGGCGGACCAGATGCGGTCCGTGTCGTATCCGGGTGACCCGGCGCGAACCGGCCCGTGA